In one Thermoleophilia bacterium genomic region, the following are encoded:
- the surE gene encoding 5'/3'-nucleotidase SurE: MTPRILLTNDDGIDSPGIAVLRAALEGLGHVRTIAPATNSSGVARSITIDRSLTLEERRFGGVFDGIACDGTPSDCVRVGFLGGDDPLPDLVVSGVNLGPNMGSDVTYSGTVGAAFEAALRGRPALAFSVHSRRPGWLHEAVPVIHSLVARVIARGLPSRAILNVNLPDLPVAEFSGIRPARLGGASLHDKVLLHGDGDGRVPLAGSGDGNIDCASAWSQLPDWCDDPRAREIGIDFDVVAGGYVAVTPLHYDLLDAQLLCELHSWDLSEGRAHA; encoded by the coding sequence GTGACACCTCGCATTCTTCTCACCAACGACGACGGCATCGATTCACCGGGTATCGCTGTGCTACGCGCGGCGCTCGAGGGTCTCGGCCACGTGCGCACGATCGCACCGGCGACGAACAGCAGCGGCGTTGCACGCAGTATCACGATCGATCGATCGCTCACGCTCGAGGAACGGCGGTTCGGCGGAGTATTCGATGGCATCGCCTGCGATGGCACTCCGTCCGACTGCGTGCGTGTCGGCTTCCTGGGTGGAGACGATCCGCTGCCGGATCTAGTCGTCTCAGGCGTCAATCTGGGCCCGAACATGGGGTCCGACGTTACCTACTCCGGTACGGTGGGGGCGGCGTTCGAGGCGGCGCTGCGCGGTCGGCCAGCGCTCGCGTTCTCGGTGCACAGCCGCCGGCCGGGATGGCTTCACGAAGCGGTCCCGGTCATACATTCCCTGGTGGCGCGAGTGATCGCTCGCGGTCTGCCGTCTCGCGCCATCCTCAACGTCAACCTTCCGGATCTGCCCGTCGCCGAGTTCTCGGGGATCCGCCCGGCGCGCTTGGGCGGCGCCAGCCTGCACGACAAGGTCTTGTTGCACGGCGACGGTGACGGTCGTGTGCCGTTGGCTGGGTCCGGCGACGGCAACATCGACTGTGCCTCGGCGTGGTCGCAGTTGCCCGACTGGTGTGACGACCCTCGCGCGCGCGAAATCGGCATCGACTTCGATGTCGTCGCGGGTGGGTACGTGGCTGTCACGCCGCTGCACTACGACCTCCTCGACGCCCAACTCCTGTGTGAGTTGCACTCCTGGGATCTCAGTGAAGGACGCGCGC